A single Desulfovibrio piger DNA region contains:
- a CDS encoding FAD-dependent oxidoreductase, with product MPPIYSKEWKKAVVNMRGSIRQNRTSPCEITCPAGNNIQRMHSLLAEGRVDEALLSLHTKNPFPGITGRVCPHPCEGKCNRCGYDEAVAIHSLERYAADNGHAPRLRPLPDSGKRVAVIGAGPAGLTAACFARLLGHEVSVYEGSAVMGGLMRHSIPDFRLPKDVVDRETGAVADLGVRVHTNVQVGRDISLQDLLDSHDACVLAVGLWKERLLDIPGKEHLQPAVSWMKRSTLERRSLEGQEVVILGGGGVAFDCAFTARRLGAASVRMVCLEAEGAMHAPEAEVLQARDEGISIANSMQTTAVTCSADGMFQVTARPISSFSFDAAGELHTEVAAGAEATFAAHLVICASGLQADLTALAGLDVALTPRGCVAVDAAGMTSIRGLFAAGDVATGPGLVSSAIGSGRNVALGLHAYLAGLPAGSNIDAWFEDDGSMALAVRPALDAAHVVELEEIMHVDYHPHAPRAVVPASEARPRLAFAELEGGLPDKAARSEAGRCLHCGHCISCGSCVESCPGHILTMTEDGPAVAYPEQCWHCGCCRIACSTGSVAYRFPLTMML from the coding sequence ATGCCTCCCATTTATAGCAAGGAATGGAAAAAAGCCGTCGTCAACATGCGCGGCAGCATCCGGCAGAATCGTACGTCCCCCTGTGAGATCACCTGCCCTGCCGGCAACAACATCCAGCGCATGCACAGTCTTCTGGCCGAAGGCCGTGTGGACGAGGCCCTGTTGTCCCTGCATACCAAGAATCCTTTTCCCGGCATCACCGGTCGGGTCTGTCCGCATCCCTGCGAAGGCAAGTGCAACCGCTGCGGCTACGATGAGGCCGTGGCCATCCACAGTCTGGAGCGTTACGCAGCGGATAATGGTCATGCCCCCAGACTGCGCCCTCTGCCCGATTCGGGCAAGCGGGTGGCCGTCATTGGTGCCGGACCTGCCGGTCTGACCGCGGCCTGTTTTGCCCGCCTGCTGGGCCATGAGGTCAGCGTCTACGAAGGTTCGGCCGTCATGGGCGGTCTGATGCGCCACTCCATCCCGGACTTCCGCCTGCCCAAGGACGTGGTGGACCGCGAGACCGGGGCCGTGGCGGATCTTGGCGTGCGCGTGCATACCAATGTGCAGGTGGGGCGCGACATCTCCCTGCAGGATCTGCTGGACAGCCACGATGCCTGTGTGCTGGCCGTGGGCCTGTGGAAGGAACGCTTGCTGGATATCCCGGGCAAGGAACATCTGCAGCCTGCTGTAAGCTGGATGAAGCGCTCCACGCTGGAGCGCCGCAGCCTGGAAGGTCAGGAGGTGGTCATCCTGGGCGGCGGCGGGGTTGCTTTCGACTGCGCCTTCACGGCCCGTCGCCTGGGGGCTGCCAGTGTACGCATGGTTTGCCTGGAGGCCGAAGGAGCCATGCATGCCCCTGAAGCGGAAGTGCTCCAGGCCCGCGATGAAGGCATCAGCATCGCCAACAGCATGCAGACCACTGCGGTCACCTGTTCGGCCGACGGCATGTTCCAGGTCACGGCCAGACCCATATCGTCATTTTCCTTCGATGCCGCCGGCGAGCTCCATACGGAAGTTGCTGCCGGGGCAGAAGCGACATTTGCCGCCCATCTGGTCATTTGCGCCAGTGGCCTGCAGGCTGACCTGACGGCTCTGGCCGGTCTGGACGTCGCCCTGACGCCCCGTGGCTGCGTGGCCGTCGATGCTGCGGGCATGACGAGCATCCGGGGGCTGTTTGCCGCTGGTGACGTGGCAACCGGACCTGGTCTCGTCTCGTCGGCCATCGGCAGCGGCCGGAACGTGGCGCTGGGCCTGCATGCCTATCTTGCCGGCCTTCCTGCCGGCAGCAATATCGATGCCTGGTTCGAGGATGACGGCAGCATGGCTCTGGCTGTGCGTCCGGCCCTGGATGCTGCCCATGTGGTGGAGCTGGAGGAGATCATGCATGTGGATTATCACCCGCATGCGCCCCGGGCTGTGGTCCCGGCCAGTGAAGCCCGGCCCCGTCTGGCCTTTGCCGAGCTGGAAGGCGGCCTGCCGGACAAGGCCGCACGTAGCGAAGCCGGACGCTGCCTCCATTGTGGGCACTGCATCTCCTGCGGTTCGTGTGTGGAGAGCTGCCCCGGCCATATCCTGACCATGACGGAGGATGGGCCTGCTGTGGCCTATCCCGAACAGTGCTGGCATTGCGGCTGCTGCCGCATCGCCTGCAGCACCGGTTCCGTGGCCTATCGCTTCCCGTTGACTATGATGCTGTAG
- a CDS encoding FAD-binding protein, translated as MDSERKIVTLETDLLVLGTGAAGCGAALAARRAGIRTLMVDKGKLESSGCLGGGNDHFLAVLGTNDPDDTVDDLVRFYLKPCSGFSESMLRGWGRTMPLMVNFLEGLGVKLLHRADGGYLRTAGRGEPAWHINIAEGQRIKRLVAGHLRSLGTDVLDHVMITRLLVRDGRAAGAVGYNVLDGTCYVISAAAVIMALGNSCNRATANSTGNPYNTWHSPFNTGSQYVLAYEAGATIINMDLKQQATLVPKGFGCAGMNGINGAGAHELNALGERFMPKYHPQMENCPRQFQIGGTYQEQIEGNGPPFVMEMRHIDAESLHHLQYVLMPGDKATFLDYCAQRGVDFAKAPMEVEIGEIEFSGMLATDDAFMSSLPGLYNGCVFYTFSGSMCSGYLAGESAAANLGKAPGLKGLEDEIDRECERIFTPLTPLEDAVPQAMFESSVRQVMSYYMGFVRNEKGIDVALDRLAFLSGYADKVRAGNMHELMMTHEALHLLESCRLSTLCTRERKESGRSIYRRSDYPEKDPAYEKILAVRKGTAGPEVFWLQ; from the coding sequence ATGGATAGCGAACGCAAGATCGTGACCCTGGAAACCGACCTGCTCGTCCTCGGTACCGGTGCAGCCGGCTGCGGCGCGGCTCTGGCCGCCCGCCGGGCGGGCATCCGCACACTGATGGTGGATAAGGGCAAGTTGGAGAGCTCCGGCTGTCTGGGCGGCGGCAACGACCATTTTCTGGCAGTGCTGGGGACGAACGACCCGGATGACACTGTGGATGACCTGGTCCGTTTCTATCTTAAACCGTGCAGCGGTTTCAGCGAGAGCATGCTGCGGGGCTGGGGCAGGACCATGCCCCTGATGGTGAACTTTCTCGAGGGGCTGGGCGTAAAGCTGCTGCATCGTGCTGACGGCGGCTATCTGCGTACGGCCGGTCGCGGTGAACCGGCCTGGCACATCAACATTGCGGAAGGCCAGCGCATCAAGCGTCTTGTGGCCGGGCACCTCAGGTCCCTTGGGACGGATGTACTGGATCATGTGATGATCACCCGTCTGCTGGTCCGTGATGGCCGGGCAGCCGGGGCCGTGGGATACAACGTACTGGATGGTACCTGTTACGTCATCTCGGCGGCTGCGGTGATCATGGCGCTGGGCAACAGCTGCAACCGTGCCACCGCCAACTCTACGGGCAATCCCTACAATACCTGGCACAGCCCCTTCAATACCGGCAGCCAGTACGTGCTGGCCTACGAGGCCGGTGCCACCATCATCAACATGGACCTCAAGCAGCAGGCCACCCTGGTACCCAAGGGCTTCGGCTGTGCGGGCATGAACGGCATCAACGGTGCCGGCGCTCATGAGCTCAATGCCCTGGGCGAGCGCTTCATGCCCAAGTATCACCCCCAGATGGAAAACTGTCCCCGCCAGTTCCAGATCGGCGGCACGTATCAGGAACAGATCGAGGGCAATGGCCCGCCATTCGTCATGGAGATGCGCCATATCGACGCCGAGAGCCTGCACCACCTGCAGTATGTGCTCATGCCCGGCGACAAGGCGACATTCCTGGATTATTGCGCGCAGCGCGGTGTGGATTTTGCCAAGGCGCCCATGGAAGTGGAAATCGGCGAGATCGAGTTCAGCGGCATGCTGGCTACGGACGATGCTTTCATGAGCAGCCTGCCCGGTCTGTACAACGGCTGTGTGTTCTACACTTTCTCCGGTTCCATGTGCAGCGGTTATCTGGCTGGTGAATCGGCTGCTGCCAACCTGGGCAAGGCCCCGGGGCTGAAAGGACTGGAGGACGAGATCGACCGTGAATGCGAACGGATCTTCACGCCCCTGACACCGCTGGAAGATGCTGTGCCCCAGGCCATGTTCGAATCTTCGGTACGCCAGGTCATGTCGTACTACATGGGCTTCGTGCGCAACGAGAAAGGGATCGACGTGGCTTTGGATCGCCTGGCCTTCCTGTCCGGTTATGCGGACAAGGTCCGTGCGGGCAACATGCATGAGCTCATGATGACCCACGAGGCACTGCATCTGCTGGAAAGCTGCCGTCTGTCCACGCTCTGTACCCGCGAACGGAAGGAGAGCGGGCGCAGCATCTACCGTCGCAGCGACTACCCTGAAAAGGATCCCGCCTACGAAAAGATCCTTGCCGTCCGCAAGGGTACGGCAGGGCCTGAGGTGTTCTGGCTGCAGTAG
- the prfA gene encoding peptide chain release factor 1, which yields MFAKLEGLEKKYMELEQALAQPEVYNDQDQYRKLTKAHADLHDVVELFRRHRSLTQEMEENKQLLHDSDPDIKAMAQEEIAAAEAELPELEHKIKVLLLPKDPLDEKNTILEIRAGTGGEEAALFAADLFRMYTRYAEIKGWKVEIMSESPSDSGGYKEIICLISGDRVYSHLKFEAGTHRVQRVPATETQGRIHTSAATVAVMPEAEEVDVEIRPEDLRIDIYRASGAGGQHVNKTESAVRITHIPTGTVVTCQDERSQHKNKARAMKVLASRILAAERERQNSELSADRKAQVGSGDRSERIRTYNFPQGRCTDHRINLTLYSLDRIMEGEVDPLFEALATAAQTEALKAEADA from the coding sequence ATGTTTGCCAAGCTGGAAGGTCTTGAAAAAAAGTATATGGAGCTTGAACAGGCGCTTGCCCAGCCTGAGGTCTATAACGACCAGGATCAGTACCGCAAGTTGACCAAGGCGCATGCGGACCTGCACGATGTGGTGGAGCTGTTCCGCCGCCATCGCAGCCTCACGCAGGAGATGGAAGAGAACAAGCAGCTCCTGCACGACAGCGACCCCGACATCAAGGCCATGGCGCAGGAAGAGATCGCCGCCGCCGAAGCCGAGCTGCCCGAGCTGGAGCACAAGATCAAGGTGCTGCTGCTGCCCAAGGACCCCCTGGACGAAAAGAACACCATCCTTGAAATCCGCGCCGGTACCGGCGGTGAGGAAGCGGCCCTGTTCGCCGCCGACCTTTTCCGCATGTACACCCGCTATGCCGAGATCAAGGGCTGGAAGGTGGAGATCATGAGCGAATCCCCTTCCGACAGCGGCGGCTACAAGGAAATCATCTGCCTCATCTCCGGTGACCGCGTGTACAGCCACCTCAAGTTCGAGGCCGGTACCCACCGCGTGCAGCGCGTGCCCGCCACCGAGACCCAGGGCCGCATCCATACTTCCGCCGCCACCGTGGCCGTGATGCCCGAAGCCGAGGAAGTGGACGTGGAGATCCGCCCCGAAGACCTGCGCATCGACATCTACCGCGCTTCCGGTGCCGGCGGCCAGCACGTCAACAAGACCGAGTCCGCCGTGCGCATCACCCACATCCCCACCGGTACCGTGGTGACCTGCCAGGACGAACGCTCGCAGCACAAGAACAAGGCCCGCGCCATGAAGGTGCTGGCCTCCCGCATCCTGGCCGCCGAGCGCGAGCGCCAGAACAGCGAACTTTCCGCCGACCGCAAGGCCCAGGTGGGCTCCGGTGACCGCTCCGAGCGCATCCGTACCTACAACTTCCCCCAGGGCCGCTGCACGGACCACCGCATCAACCTGACCCTGTACTCTCTGGACCGCATCATGGAAGGTGAAGTGGATCCCCTGTTCGAGGCCCTGGCCACCGCCGCCCAGACCGAGGCCCTCAAGGCCGAGGCCGACGCCTAG
- a CDS encoding DUF1385 domain-containing protein, which translates to MPLSRLVSLMLTAGCPTVGGQAVLEGVMMRNGDAYALALRRPDGEIVARRLPWFSLTRHPWLKKPFVRGFPVLIETLVNGIKALNRSAEQQAEGSEEELKGWHLVLTLLLSLAVAVGLFVVVPHLLSLLMQWLDLGGGVEGLTFHLWDGLFKCLIFMGYIWAISFVPDIRRVFQYHGAEHKVIHAFEAGGDVDAATAARMSRLHPRCGTTFLLFVIGISIILHAVLVPLLLFFYCPEGAVAKQALTIVFKLLLMVPISALAYELIRYAARMPDGFMATLLRAPGLTLQRMTTAEPDERQLDVAVVALREALGAQAGDNIITAPYRRDA; encoded by the coding sequence ATGCCCCTTTCCCGTCTTGTTTCCCTGATGCTGACGGCCGGCTGCCCCACCGTGGGCGGGCAGGCCGTTCTGGAAGGCGTCATGATGCGCAATGGTGACGCCTACGCGCTGGCCCTGCGCCGCCCCGACGGCGAGATCGTGGCCCGGCGCCTGCCCTGGTTCTCGCTGACACGGCATCCCTGGCTGAAAAAGCCTTTCGTGCGCGGCTTCCCCGTGCTCATCGAGACCCTGGTCAACGGCATCAAGGCGCTCAACCGTTCCGCGGAGCAGCAGGCCGAAGGCAGTGAAGAGGAGCTCAAGGGCTGGCATCTGGTGCTGACCCTGCTGCTTTCCCTGGCCGTGGCCGTGGGCCTGTTCGTGGTCGTGCCGCACCTGCTGTCGCTGCTCATGCAGTGGCTGGATCTGGGCGGCGGGGTGGAAGGGCTCACCTTCCATCTGTGGGACGGTCTGTTCAAGTGCCTGATCTTCATGGGCTATATCTGGGCCATCTCCTTCGTGCCCGATATCCGGCGCGTGTTCCAGTATCACGGCGCGGAGCACAAGGTCATCCATGCCTTCGAGGCCGGGGGCGACGTGGACGCCGCCACGGCGGCCCGCATGAGCCGCCTGCACCCCCGCTGCGGCACCACGTTCCTGCTGTTCGTCATCGGCATCTCCATCATCCTGCATGCGGTGCTGGTGCCCCTGCTGCTGTTCTTCTACTGCCCGGAAGGGGCGGTGGCCAAGCAGGCATTGACCATCGTGTTCAAACTGCTGCTCATGGTGCCCATCAGCGCGCTGGCCTATGAGCTGATCCGTTACGCTGCCCGCATGCCCGACGGCTTCATGGCCACGCTGCTGCGGGCCCCCGGCCTGACCCTGCAGCGCATGACCACGGCCGAGCCCGACGAGCGCCAGCTCGACGTGGCGGTGGTGGCCCTGCGCGAGGCCCTGGGCGCCCAGGCGGGCGACAATATCATCACGGCTCCCTACCGGCGCGACGCCTAG
- the rpmE gene encoding 50S ribosomal protein L31, giving the protein MKKDIHPKVFNATITCACGNQEQVLSTKGEEVHVEVCSACHPFFTGKQRFLDTAGRIDRFRKKYAKFEKK; this is encoded by the coding sequence ATGAAGAAAGATATCCATCCCAAGGTGTTCAACGCCACCATTACCTGCGCTTGCGGTAATCAGGAACAGGTGCTCTCCACGAAGGGCGAAGAAGTGCACGTCGAAGTGTGCTCCGCCTGCCATCCCTTCTTCACCGGCAAGCAGCGCTTCCTGGATACGGCCGGCCGTATCGACCGCTTCCGCAAGAAGTACGCCAAATTTGAAAAGAAGTAG
- a CDS encoding TlyA family RNA methyltransferase yields MCAKIARQRADQLVFMQGLAESREQARRLIMAGKVALSSAGLPPGAPPQKVDKPGHPYPEGTVFELLGQERFVSRGAYKLLTILDNFRLDVGGMVCLDAGASTGGFTDCLLQHGAARVYAVDVGKNQLHEKLRADGRVINLEGVNLRAAAPELIPEPVDLVVADVSFISLTLILPPCMTWLKPGGLAAVLIKPQFELGPGETVKGVVRDEAARQRAVDKIVRFCTGNLRLENRGVLPAAIKGPKGNQEYMALFARP; encoded by the coding sequence ATGTGTGCAAAAATCGCCCGCCAGCGCGCGGATCAACTGGTCTTCATGCAGGGCCTGGCCGAAAGCCGTGAACAGGCCCGCCGTCTCATCATGGCCGGCAAGGTGGCGCTCTCCTCCGCAGGACTGCCCCCCGGCGCCCCGCCCCAAAAGGTGGACAAGCCCGGGCATCCCTATCCCGAAGGCACGGTCTTCGAACTGCTGGGGCAGGAGCGCTTCGTCAGCCGCGGCGCCTACAAGCTGCTGACCATCCTGGACAATTTCAGGCTCGATGTGGGCGGCATGGTCTGCCTGGACGCCGGTGCCTCCACCGGCGGCTTCACGGACTGCCTGCTCCAGCACGGCGCCGCGCGCGTCTACGCCGTGGACGTGGGCAAGAACCAGCTGCACGAGAAACTGCGTGCCGACGGGCGCGTCATCAACCTCGAAGGCGTCAACCTGCGCGCCGCCGCTCCCGAGCTCATCCCCGAGCCCGTGGACCTGGTGGTGGCCGACGTGTCCTTCATCTCCCTGACGCTCATCCTGCCGCCCTGCATGACCTGGCTCAAGCCCGGCGGTCTGGCCGCCGTGCTCATCAAGCCCCAGTTCGAACTGGGCCCCGGCGAGACCGTCAAGGGCGTGGTGCGCGACGAGGCCGCCCGCCAGCGCGCCGTGGACAAGATCGTCCGCTTCTGTACCGGGAACCTGCGCCTGGAGAACCGGGGCGTGCTGCCCGCCGCCATCAAGGGGCCCAAGGGCAACCAGGAATACATGGCCCTTTTCGCCCGGCCCTGA
- the sppA gene encoding signal peptide peptidase SppA: MQINDPERTRQAAAPELRLDAPEADDFTEHPLSMNGEAPAGKSARGGTGATAAAPSFSCAASCPLSHVPQKAWLHLFRVPFRKRHPVIFWGLLLLLLGGLAAFMVFRATGLGSERIALVRVTGPIMDIDAQLRWIDELGRMPGVKGVLVRVDSPGGGAAASQELYEALARLGKDKPVAVSMGSTAASGGLMVSMAGRRVFANASTVTGSIGVRMDIPQIRGLLDKLGLGRQTLTTAPYKDAGSMLEPLTAEEKAYFQGVLKDMHEQFVDIVAQGRHMDRARAARLATGKIFTGREAVELGLVDELGGQQTAHRWLADVCKVPVDRPLLTPPSEDEWWEKSLRTWFGLDADALLGREAPAFLYSF, encoded by the coding sequence ATGCAAATCAATGATCCCGAACGTACCCGGCAGGCCGCTGCCCCCGAACTGCGCCTGGATGCTCCCGAAGCCGACGACTTCACGGAACATCCCCTGAGCATGAACGGCGAGGCCCCGGCCGGCAAAAGCGCCCGCGGCGGCACGGGCGCCACGGCTGCGGCCCCCTCCTTTTCCTGCGCCGCGTCCTGCCCGCTTTCCCATGTGCCGCAAAAGGCCTGGCTGCACCTTTTCCGGGTGCCTTTCCGCAAACGGCATCCCGTCATCTTCTGGGGCCTGCTGCTCCTGCTGCTGGGCGGTCTGGCGGCCTTCATGGTCTTCCGGGCCACCGGTCTGGGCAGCGAGCGCATCGCCCTGGTGCGCGTGACCGGCCCCATCATGGACATCGATGCCCAGCTGCGCTGGATCGACGAGCTGGGCCGCATGCCCGGCGTCAAGGGCGTGCTGGTGCGCGTGGATTCCCCCGGCGGCGGTGCCGCCGCCTCGCAGGAACTGTATGAGGCCCTGGCCCGCCTGGGCAAGGACAAGCCCGTCGCCGTCAGCATGGGCAGCACGGCGGCCTCCGGCGGCCTGATGGTCAGCATGGCGGGCAGGCGCGTCTTCGCCAATGCCTCCACCGTGACCGGCTCCATCGGCGTGCGCATGGACATCCCCCAGATCCGGGGCCTGCTGGACAAGCTGGGCCTTGGCCGCCAGACCCTGACCACCGCGCCCTACAAGGACGCCGGTTCCATGCTGGAACCGCTCACCGCGGAAGAAAAGGCCTATTTCCAGGGCGTGCTCAAGGACATGCACGAGCAGTTCGTGGACATCGTGGCCCAGGGCCGCCACATGGACCGCGCCCGCGCCGCGCGTCTGGCCACGGGCAAGATCTTCACCGGCCGTGAAGCCGTGGAGCTGGGCCTTGTGGACGAGCTGGGCGGCCAGCAGACCGCGCACCGCTGGCTGGCCGATGTCTGCAAGGTGCCTGTGGACCGGCCCCTGCTGACGCCCCCCAGCGAAGACGAATGGTGGGAAAAAAGCCTCAGGACCTGGTTCGGCCTTGATGCCGATGCCCTGCTGGGCCGCGAGGCCCCGGCCTTCCTGTACAGCTTTTAG
- a CDS encoding secondary thiamine-phosphate synthase enzyme YjbQ: METLSVATRSRCEMRDITAQVQELVARGRRQGRRNGALLLFSPHTTCGLTINEGADPDVRRDMVRFFSALVPQDAGFDHAEGNSDAHIKTTLHGPSLMLIVEDGQLQLGRWQSIYLCEGDGPRQRTLWARWLPGAEDARP, translated from the coding sequence ATGGAAACATTGTCCGTGGCCACGCGCAGCCGCTGTGAAATGCGCGACATCACCGCCCAGGTGCAGGAGCTGGTGGCCCGCGGCCGCCGGCAGGGCCGCCGCAACGGGGCCCTGCTGCTTTTCTCGCCGCACACCACCTGCGGCCTGACCATCAACGAAGGGGCGGACCCCGACGTGCGCCGCGACATGGTGCGCTTTTTCAGCGCCCTGGTGCCGCAGGATGCGGGCTTCGATCATGCCGAGGGCAACAGCGACGCCCACATCAAGACCACCCTGCACGGCCCCAGCCTCATGCTCATCGTGGAGGACGGCCAGTTGCAGCTGGGCCGCTGGCAGTCCATCTACCTTTGCGAGGGCGACGGACCCCGGCAGCGCACGCTCTGGGCCCGGTGGCTCCCCGGCGCGGAGGATGCACGCCCATGA